From a single Candidatus Korarchaeota archaeon NZ13-K genomic region:
- a CDS encoding dihydrodipicolinate synthase family protein, whose product MLFRGIITPLVTPFREDLSLDLEALRWLARHQLEGGAHGLFPNSTTGEFVHLSREEVVRLVEVILDEVGGRLWVLPGISDNSTDRAIELGLILKDMGVDGVVVTPPFFFKVSGERLRFHFARIAERLDLPVIIYNIPSTTGINIPVDLYRELAGEFSNVAGAKVTLDSLSYLKSLINSVKSIRKDFSVLTGMDHLLLFTLMIGGDGGVTALANVTPRLHREVYDLWVEGKLREAIEENGRLIRLSDIYDVATSYPTAIKTALHVLGTPVKPYVRPPLTQEPREVVERISGILRELGIMRGQ is encoded by the coding sequence ATGCTCTTCCGGGGTATAATCACCCCTCTGGTGACACCCTTCAGGGAGGACCTCAGCCTGGACCTGGAGGCCTTGAGGTGGCTGGCCCGTCATCAGCTGGAGGGGGGAGCCCACGGTCTGTTCCCCAACTCCACAACCGGGGAGTTCGTTCACCTGAGTCGGGAGGAGGTCGTGAGGCTGGTTGAGGTCATACTCGATGAGGTTGGAGGAAGGCTTTGGGTGCTCCCTGGGATAAGCGATAACTCGACCGACAGGGCGATAGAGCTGGGTCTGATCCTGAAGGACATGGGGGTTGACGGTGTCGTGGTTACCCCTCCCTTCTTCTTCAAGGTGAGCGGTGAGAGGCTGAGGTTCCACTTCGCCAGGATAGCCGAGAGGCTGGATCTCCCGGTGATAATATACAACATACCATCGACGACGGGCATAAACATACCGGTGGACCTATACAGAGAGCTCGCCGGGGAGTTCAGCAACGTTGCTGGTGCCAAGGTGACGTTGGACAGTCTCTCCTACCTCAAAAGCCTGATAAACAGTGTGAAATCCATAAGGAAGGATTTCTCCGTTCTCACCGGCATGGATCACCTCCTTCTGTTCACTCTCATGATCGGAGGGGATGGTGGCGTGACGGCCCTGGCGAACGTGACGCCCAGGCTTCACAGGGAGGTTTACGACCTCTGGGTTGAGGGAAAACTGAGGGAGGCCATTGAGGAGAACGGGAGGCTGATCAGGCTCTCGGACATATATGATGTCGCCACCTCCTATCCCACAGCCATCAAGACGGCATTGCACGTTTTGGGAACTCCGGTAAAACCCTACGTCAGGCCTCCCCTGACGCAGGAGCCGCGGGAGGTGGTGGAGAGGATATCTGGGATACTGAGGGAGCTGGGCATCATGCGAGGCCAGTAA